The Syngnathus acus chromosome 12, fSynAcu1.2, whole genome shotgun sequence genome contains the following window.
TGAGATTACAGTAATGGCCTCGTTTTATAAACAAGCGCTGCAGCCTTTCGACTTTCCACAAAAGAGGTGATCCTCTCTGCCAGCACATAAGCAAGCTGCACATGTCTGCAGGCTGCGTTGTGTTTTTGCCACTGCTctgaatataaaaagtctacacacccctaaTTCAAAGGCCAGTTTTGgtaatattacaaaaaaattagaccaagttaaattattttcaaaactttttttttcgtcaCCAATCTGACCTTTAACCTGTACAATTtaattgagaaaaaatatttctggttTCTGAGCAACTATAATTCTGAACAACTTTTTGGCCCCAGAGTGGAAGAGCGTGAGTGATTGATTATTCCACCGCACACGAAGAGGTCGGTGATTATTTGCAAACACCGCAAATTCCCACCACACAGAACAAGGACAGGTTTCCCCTTTTGGCCAGCAagaggattttctttttgttttttttggtctggCTGGAAATACCATCACTCGACAGCGGGTCAGGCTTACATCCAGCCCCCATTCGTGCGCTTGTGTTCTAACTTGTATGTTCTGTCGCACTGAACAACTTTGTGAAATCTAATCAAGTTAGCGTGATTTAATATGCAGCCTTCCTCCCACATATTTTtgaacaaacacaagcaataaATTAATCCTCATTATAACGAACAGACCTTTCTCCATACATAAATGTTTTGGCATTCTCCGACATCGCAACCTCGATTTGAATTCGATTAATTGATTAGTCTTAATCGACTCGACGTGACCTGAGATTTAGTAATTACCAATGTAACACAATGCTCACCTCAGATTGACCTCTGGGATTAGATTTATGTCGGGTTGATGCGTTATCAAATTGTCCTCACAATCCAGTCATCTAAAACCCAATTTTGAAGTCAATTTCCActcattcacaaaaaaaaaaaaattcacaccaAAATTCCACTTGGcattaataacaataattgtttttattatacattGAATACAACTGCTCGAATTGAAAGTCATCATTAAATGATCCTAATAATATCTAATATTAATGTGGAAGTTGTAGAAAAGGAGTTATAATGAATGAGTGTGCGTGTAAGATTGACACTTTTTCCGCTGGTGTCCTGGTGGGAAGCTGAACAGCTGGACGCTAAGCAGCTTTCCACCCTCACCGAATCTGGACTACCCACCccccatcccatcccatcccGCACACGAGCGTCCAAGCCCACCGACCCACCCCCCACACTGCCCTCTGTTTGAGCTCACCTACAAATCTCAGTGGGTCGTCACACATGTTGATGGGCAAGTTCAGAACCTAGGACATTCCCATTGATGCCtaaatcacttttttgggaTTTCCTTGTCCCTTTCAAATTGTACATACGAGCAACATCGTTAATGTTGCGTCATAGTCATTTCCAGTTGCAGGAAATGTTTTCCACTGTTCTGCCACTGTTCGTGTAGCCTCGCGCACATTTTACTTACACACAACTCCCTGGATAAATGTGCTCACATTTGCCTATTGGCACTGGGCcatctgtcacacacacactcgcgcaCGCACAAACGCACATGCCGAGGGATCCGGCCCCCTCATCCCCAACCACCAAATATAGTCAAGTAGAGCAGCACAGCACTCTGGGGCTCATCCCCACCGCTACCAACACCAacctgctcacacacacaatcagcGAAAGGTATGATGAGCACCATGCAGCaaacaatatgtatgtgtgtgttctgtCATGACAGAGTGCAGTGCGCTGCCTGTGGCACCCCAAGCTCAACCAGATCATGGTGGGAACCGGAAACGGGCTGGCCAAGGTCTACTATGACCCCATTAAGAGCCACAGGTATTTTCACACATGCATTATGATGTGTTTCAATGAATCCATATTTTTGCTCAATGATTGATGTGCGTCTTCCGTCCAGGGGAGCTAAGCTCTGCGTGGTGAAGAGCAACATCAAACAGAAGCACGCCGAGGCGTTAACCCAGGAGTACGTTATCACACGTGAGTTTGAGCTAAGCCTTATTCGCTCTGAGATCCGATGTCACAAGAGAAAATAGTGGTTATGATATTGTACCGAAAAATTTCAAgaagaatttttttccccccaccatTCATGTGACCTCTACAAATCaatagattattatttttatttttttttaaataaatttcagaggcgaaattaaaaaaaaagaataactgAAATAACATGGTTATACAACTACACACAAATAAGTAGACAAAATGAATTTAGGGTAACAAATTACACACACCCGTTAACAACTGCTACGTGGCTATGTTCATAATTAACCAATCacattaaaacttgaaatttcCTCTATCTTGACTAATTCCAATTCCATCTGAAGAATAGAGATGATGATCTTTTAGTGATGAGCAGTATTGTTTTTGAACCAAAAATTGCTTTCAATGCCACAAGCATGATCACGGCATTGCATAATACAAAAATGGCTCCAATACTAGTTGTCCTTAAAAGACTGAGCCCGCAACCAGGAGGATACCACGCGGCGTCCACGGCCTTCCATTAGCTGATGGAGCGTCCAGTCGCGCATGAGTAGCTGGCCATCCTCGCGCCACGTGTCCCCTTAACACCCGATCACGCCAAGGACAAACGCCTTTCCTGACACCTATGGCGTGACGGGCCTCTCGTCCTCACACCAGACTGTCAGGACGATTTAGACTCTTTTGTTTGGGTCGTGTGACGGCGGCGTGGAGTGGAAGTGGAGTGGCGCTCTAAGTGACGCACTCGGTGCTCTGCCGCTGGAAAATTAGAGGGCCCATTGAGGAGAGAAGCGGGGGAATCTGTTAACGCTAACCTTTTTGCTAAATGTGGCGTGGCAAAGAATTAACAACGATGGAAAATCACTTCATCTGAGcctccgcacacacacacacacacacacacacacgaatcgTTCTGTTACTCACGCACACTCGTGGCGTTAAGTGCTGGAGAGGCTTTTCTTGTTGATATCGCTCACTAAGGTGTGAAAGGACAACCCAAACATGGCGTAACCTCAGAacgcaaatgaatgaatgaatgaattacgatgttgaaatgaaaatccagcattgtgatcatttttgttgttcttccCGGCAGCGCACGCCTTGCCCATGTTCAGAGAACCCCGGCAGAGGAGCACTCGCAAACAGCTGGAGAAGGACCGACTGGACCCCAAGAAGTCCCGCAAACCCGAGCCTCCCGTGTCTGGACCGGGTGAGGCCACTTTTGTGCTTTGGACAAAGTACTCTGCAAATATGTCGAAACTCCGGGAAACagactaacaaaaaaaaatgagctcaTGGTAGAAAATTACACCTGTATGTGTTTTTTACAGTAAGACAGTATTTGTACTTGGTTCCATCCCACCACTGATTGTGGATGTGTTGCTTtgagcgtgtgcgtgcgctaCGGGCGTCCAACCAGCCACACGAGCGCCAAGGCAACTTTCTCCACGTCCAGCTGGCCCGTCAGCGCAGTGTTTTGTTTCACGCTCGCAGCCGGCTCCTGATGTTTCCACTGTGAACTGCAGCATTGCAAAGAGATATTTCAAGCACGCAAAAGCCACACATGCTATCCAAATGCTCGTAACTATGACAAAGCTTCAGCAAAATATTGTTTCATTGTTCTCAAACACAACTGAGGAATCTTTTTACATCCGTGGCCAGTTCAAGCAAATGTGCCTTTTCGAAATGTAACTAAATAAGTCATTTGATGttcccttttgttttctcatttGTGCCGATTGGTCTTTCGTTCCAGGCCGAGGGGGCAGAGTGGCGGCTCACGGCGGCACCCTGTCGTCGTTCATCGTAAAGAATATCGCCTTGGATAAGACGGACGACAGCAACGCTCGCGAAGCCATCTTGCGTCACGCCAAGGAAGCGTCTGAGAACCCGTACTGGGTGGCCCCAGCCTACAAGAAGTAAGAGCATCCAATGTGTCGACGTGACGACTCGGGGGTTTTTCCTTCACACCTGGGCGACATGTAAATGTTTAAAGAGCCGCGCTAGTTGCGCAGGTCCTCATTCAAACGTGATGGACGGCTTTAGATGGTCGGAACAGAAAGGACGTTGTTAGATGGCTATCGCACGCCAGAGGTGGAACAAAGCTGCCAGGTCGCACGTCCTCATGTTTGCACTCCCGAGCAGAAGCAGGTGAGCTTGGAGCTAATGTGTAGAAACATTCCGAGTTGTCAAAACATGTGGCACTAGATTGATGGAACGGGAGATCAAAGTCATTCAGAACATTTGGAATACAATTTGGAGGAGTTCAACTAAGCGAGATTCCCCGTTTGAGGAACGTTGGCGCTAGTCAGATTTAActaggcgccgctgggtttttttttttttttttttttttgggccattAAGGATCATTAGGCCGGAGTCActttattttctatatttgAATGAAAGGTTTCGCCTGAGCCTCAGGCTGTGCATAAACGTCTTCATcctgaaatctgattggttgTCTGGTGATTGCAGGACGCAACCCAATCCTGTGTTTGCAGAGGACtcagaggaggatgaggaagcCGAAAAGGAACCAGAATGGAAGAAGCGTAAAATCTGAAGATATAAGAGCTTCTTACATTCAGACTCGAAAGCGGACTCGAGGTTGCTTTACCTACAACACTTACTCAAGGTCCAGAACGGAGGTACCGTCTGGGGTGTGCTTGTAGTTGGCAATCGTGGTCTCAGTGTAagtaaaatgcaattttatgcTTCGAAAAACCAAACACTCACAATTTTGTCCTTCATTCTTTAGATTTTTAATAAATGGATCAGACAGACATgtcaaatataataatatatgaaTTCATTTGACTCAACTCCATAAATCCATGCAGACTTAGAGTGGAGTCTGGTCTCGTTAAAGCTGACGTCAGTAAATCATTTacaagctattttttttcctggtctATTAAAATGTGCACCACAAGTTTGCGTATGCCATGCAATATATTCACCAACAACACCCTGTATGATTGGGCACTTTGTATTTGGTGGTTTGACTGCAACTCGCTCCTCTGAGAACAGTTCAAGAATGTAAGCTAAGTAGTACTTAATGAGGCTTTTTAGGTTTCCCTCACAGATAAAGTCAATTCATCGATCCCAAGTACATCAGTAAATATGTATGCCAGCGTTTCCGATGAACCGAAAGGATGCTGAGGAATCATCATTTCCCCAATTTGAGTCCAGCGACATTTATTCCACCTCCAAAAATTTAAACTAAATTTTTTGGTAAGAATTTTTCACGTCTTCCCCATTAACATCTTTGGAAACtaacatattttaaatatgttatTATGCTctgaagttgtttttttttattactaacAATTACTAAAACCTTTTTAGCcatatagaaaaagaaaaaatatgcgCTTCATGACTCATCAGAAATGACTTCAAGCTAATCCCTTTGGGCAGACATAAGGTaagtttcatattttttgtttttggggggtgtcatgtttttcagaaaaatactttttaattgtttttttgttcattcaaTGGCTAATTTTTCTCTTGACCAGTTAACAAAGCAGCTAACAGAGGTGACATGTATTATGACCAAAAATTCacattgacatttatttgtaaCTTGATACTAAAACAAAACTTGGTCAGGTGCATCCAACAGCTACAtcgaaatatttttgaaagaatACCACCAAGCTATATGTGATAAGTTGCGTTATcagaatgtactgtacatgatTGTTTTTACTCCATAGAAACAAAAGTCTTGAGCCCCCTGACTCACGTTTGTGTTTACTGTACGACCCTGGCGAGCGGGTGGGCCGATGGGTGGGCTGGCGTTCAGGAATGCGGCTCAGGaaagggaggtggggggggctgCTTTCGCATCAACTCCCATCCTCAATTTTACATTGAACTGCTATAAACACACAGCGAAGCAAATTAGCACCATGTGTCAACATACGTCACGGCTCAAAGTCAGAGAGACACGCGTGtagaaagacatttttattctgtaaaaagttttataaaatgaatattgtacaaaaataaagtttgcAGAGAGCTTTGGTTCTGGAACACGGGATGACAGAAAGTGGATCTTTTAACACCGAGGACTCTTGCACGTCTTTACTTTCCCTTTAACAGGCCTCATTTCAGCTGATTTGCTCCCCCTTTTGCATCCGATTCCCAATTCTAGGTCCTCCTCGGGGTCCTAACGtacatagaaaatggatgatgtTTTGCCATAACATGGACGTAATACTGCACATCAACTCTGACACAAGTAGCAACCCGACCGTAAGTGTGACAAACTCTTCACCAGACAGCTAGTAAACAAAGAAACGCAGGTTAACACTTGAGCTTGTGCTTTTTATAGCAGGGGTCCTCAaactaaataataatttgtaacaatttttttttttgaaatagcCTAACTTCACATTCACAAACATAAGACCATTAAAACCAAATTTACCACATAAATTCCATCATGACATTTTCTTCAACGATTCTGATTACATTTAAGGCTACACGTGATACTTGTGTTTAATTAGTGTTTGAGAACCCCTGGTATGAAGAAGCAGGacacaagggggggggggggcttctgGGAAGTCTCCATAGTTATCTGGAAAGCAAACAGGGAAGATGATCCAATTGATGAGGTATGCTGTGATAAAAGCAacctttttctcccccccttcTTGTGTTTGGCCTAAATTCATTTCCATGTTGTGGatttgcgcgtgtgtgtgttgtgggggGGATTACACGCTGTAAAGCTGCCTTGCTAGTTGCCGGGTGGGCACAGATACCTTGGTCCCTAATCCGTGGAAACGTCAAGACCCTCCCCGAGGACTCTTTGTTCCACTTGAAACGCTCGACTCTCAGCTCTGCCCTTATCCGGGATATTGCTATTCCCCCTAACTGAACATGTTATCACGTGTAGAaaccacgccccccccccccccacccttgcGTCTTATTTAAaggtttttgcttttgttggaACGTCACTTTGACGCTGACAGCCGTACAGTAGCGAGCGTCTCCCTTAAAACTGCCTCAGCCGGCGGGGGATGTTTGCTTAAGACTCGTGTTAAAGGGGGATCACTTTCAAATCCTCTTTTCAGAGTAGAggagtggaggggggggagacgagaagtttttgttttttttacgactCCTTGTAAACATGCAACCAGTGGACAGGActgtgaagacaaaaaaaaaaaaaaaaagattgccaTTGGCTTCTTTTGGTCCCGAGTCTCTAGCCACTTTCTGCAAAATTGGTACATCAGAGACGTAAAAGAAGACAggacacggaaaaaaaaaatgatttgatgtgTGAAAAGGAATTTTGACTCCACAGTTCGAGATGTTTCCACTTGGTCACGTGCCAAATCATCAGTCTTGCATCCAAagtaaagacaaacaaaaagtaaaaaacaaaacaaacaaaaaccatTTCTGACCATCTGTCTTTTGGTCCCGAGTCTTTCTCCCCTTTCTTGCAGAATTTCCGTCAAACTGGTAAAAGATAGAACAATCCTCGGATAAGTCTGCAAATTAGTGGTCATTTCTGATACTACCCTCAGAGGATGGGAACATTTGCGGGTTGATTTTTGACGAGAAGCAGCAACGGGggtaaaaatatgacaaattcATGGCTAGTCTCATCTAAATGTAACTTGTTTTCGGGGGGAGTTTGAAAGGAGGAAGCTTCCAGAATGTACATGAACATCATGACAGCGTCCAAACCAAGCGTCTCaataaataaagacaacaTCTTGTGTCCTAagtgaaataaataacaataagttAATTCCATCTTAATAAATATACCTCTTACACACAAGCGTATACATACATTTATAGATACTGTATATTTAGAGAGAGatttatatacagtacgtCTAAATATTCATATGATGGTGTGTGGAGTCTGCTGAATCCTGTTGAGTCCGAAAGAGTCCTCaccaaacaaagaaagaaagggttAATCCTGGGAGGCTTTCCAGAtgaaagaaactttttttttttagaaaaacagaaaaatgaggaaatgtaacagtattttctttgttagctCCATCGTTGAACGTGTCTTACACACAAGCGCACCTCTTGGCCGAGTGTTTCTTAAGCGTGTGGTAGACCACGTTATCGTCCAAGAAGGACAAGTCGTCGTCGAAGGCGACCGGCCGGCAACAGGTGCGAGAGGGCACGTCCCTGTCCAGCTTGTTGCCGTGGCTGAGGTTACTGAGGATCTTGTCGTAGTTGGTCTCGGCTTCGGCGCAGGGTCCGCTGCAGTAGCGGAAGATCAGCTCCTCTTTGGTCTGGTAGCCCAGACCCAAGTCCGTCACGTTGAGGTGGACCTCCTTTAGGAGGCAGCCTCGGCCGGGACGGGCCGATGTCCTCCCCCTACCCCGTTCGCCTCGCCCCGCTTTGCCTCTGGTCCCACCGCCTCTGCTCCGGCCTCGTTTCCTCTCGCCTCGTGTGTTTGCCGCCCCCCTCTGTCTTTGCTCCCGCTCCCTCGGGCCCCGGGACTCGGAGGATCGTCGCAATCTGCCGATAGTTGCCTTAATGAAGTCCATGACATCGTCAAACTGCTCTGAATAAGGACTCGTTACATCATCTGCAAGACACAGAGAACATGGGAATGCTGATTTTGAACAGATCACTGGTTCTCAATTTTAAAGTAccgccttaaaaaaaaatactccacCAAAGGAAGAAATCAGATGCACAAATGTGGGGCCTGAAAACGCCAAAAATCTGTTAGGATGCATTGAGCGTGtcgctaaaaaaaacagaacaagtAAAAGAACTCTTGTTCTCAAGCTGTGTTCATGTTGTGAACGACTAAATGTTCACCTATACCCCAGCTGCTTCCTATTTCCTAACAAAACACGTGAAACCGAGCTAGCATATTAGCTTGCGCCGTAACGCTACCGAGGGACATCTGCCGCTGTTTTGTTTGGTGCCCTCTTCAAAGGTCCCGACACCAGGAACTGATGTGTGAATAATTTAGAAGGAAGAGCACGATCACACGGGGAAAACATCTGCTGATGCGGAGCAAgtccaaaaagctttttggcaTCTGCGCACCGCACGTTGCGTCTGTTTCACGCCAATAACACAAGCATCCGCACCTCCCGCTAAATCGTCTATGGAGACGACGTTGTTCTCCTATGAAACAATTAGTCCAACATTCCTGCCGTGTCAAGGCACGTCGGTTTTATTTACATAGCGCCAATTCCCCAAAAAACACTTTGTACGTAAACACGAGAGAATATTCGATTGAGATGATGAGAGAACAATGGGCGCAACAACCAACGTATCAACTACCGTAATAACCCCACGATGACAGGCGTCGGTGTCGGGCTGTGAGGTTTGGCAGGCGACGGTGTGGTTAGGTGTCATCGGACTTTGCTTGCACATGTTGTGCGTCACCTGATCTCCCCCGCGCTCGACTGCTAATTGAATCCAAGTGGGTCTAGCTGTTTCTAGACCATACCGGTAACTCTTGTTTTCCCTTTAATTTCGGGTGTAGCGCAATTCCAAAACCGTGAATCCCAGCATTTATCCACTTAATTTGGAAAGCTGctgggaatgtttttttctgctcaaACTGCTCTGACTGTTGGTCCCACAGGAGTGAAAACTGTGAAGTGGGTCACTTGTGGTGTAAATGCCATCTTAAGACTGACGGGCAGCGTGCACCTGCCGCCAG
Protein-coding sequences here:
- the gdnfa gene encoding glial cell line-derived neurotrophic factor — its product is MNLWDVAAMCLLLLSSVATRPLYQNTQPAKRTLFYSDSLHQSAEDQGANLMMRSAESNLQEISKEDQYDVTSPYSEQFDDVMDFIKATIGRLRRSSESRGPREREQRQRGAANTRGERKRGRSRGGGTRGKAGRGERGRGRTSARPGRGCLLKEVHLNVTDLGLGYQTKEELIFRYCSGPCAEAETNYDKILSNLSHGNKLDRDVPSRTCCRPVAFDDDLSFLDDNVVYHTLKKHSAKRCACV